In the genome of Acidovorax sp. 69, the window TGACGGTGGGTGAGTTCGGGGGGTAGCACCAGCATGGTCAACGTGCCTCAGCCCTTGGTGCCTGCATTGGCTTTGTTGCGGGCCACCAGCGTCTCAATCAGACCGTCCATGCCTTTGGTATTGATCTCCTGCGCAAACTGGCCACGGTAGGTTTCCACCAGCCAGACGCCGAGAACGTTGAGGTTGTAGATTTTCCAGCCGGCGCCGTCGCCCGGGGTCTTTTCAAGACGGTAGTCGAGCTGGATGGGGTCACCCCGGCCCACGATCTCGGTGCGCACCAGCACGTCCTTGTCCTCGGCCGCCGCGCGCAGGGGCTTGACCTGGATGCTCTGGTCATTGACCTGAGCCAAAGCGCCCGCATAGGTACGCACCAGCAGGATCTTGAACTCGTCCTGCAGCCGCTTTTGCTGCTCGGGCGTGGCCTGGCGCCAGCCAGGGCCCACGGCTGCAGCTGTCATGCGGCGGAAGTTGACGTTGGGCATCACGGTTTTATCCACCAGCGCGACCACTTTGCTCAGGTCCCCGCTCTGGATGGCCTTGTCGGACTTCACCGTGCTGAGCACATCGGTGGACAGGCGCCTGATCAGCGCGTCGGGCGCCTCATCGGCGGCCTGGGCCGACAACGGCAGGCCCAGCGACACGCTGGTTGCCAGGCAAAGGGAAAGGGCCATGCGCCCTACGGAGCGTCGGTTCATCATGTTCAAGACTTTCAATCAGTACGGGCTGTCGCCCATGAATTCATTGTGGTGGCGCGCACCGGCGGACATACGTCGCTGCGGTTGCGGATTGCAATAAAGTGCAACCAGCGCCACCCGGGCCGCCCACCACAGGGCGGTAAGCCAAGCCAGGCGTCAGCGGGCCGGCTCTTCGGGCAAAACGCCGTCGTTGGAATTGCCCGCGTCCTTGCCGTCCGCGTTCTGTGCCTCGCCCGCCTGACTGCGCACTTGCAGGAAAACGTCGCGGGTGAAGCTGTACTTGTCCAGCGCCGCGCTGTCGAGTACGGAGCCCGCCCGCAGGAGGTTCGATCGCACCTCCACGGCACGCAGCCCATACAAAGAGTTGCGGGCAGACACCGGGTCCACATAGCTCACCACGTTGCCTTTCATGTCCACCGGCAGTGCAAGGGTGTCGCGCACGGTCGAAGGCCCAAGAATGGGCAGCACCAAATATGGCCCGGTGCCCACGCCCCAGCGCCCGAGGGTGAGGCCAAAGTCCTGCTTGTAGCGATCGATGCCCAACTCGCTGGCGATGTCGAGCACACCGCCCAAGCCCATGAAGGTGTTGACGTTCACGCGCATGAAGCTGGAGGCCGCAGCCTCGCCACGCAACTGCAACACGTTGTTCACAAAGGACCAGACGTCGCCGATGTTGGCAAAAAAGTTGCTCACCCCGGTTCGCACAGGCGCTGGTGTGATCTCTTTGTAGGCGACGGCCACCGGCTTGAGCACCATTGCATCGACCTGCTCATTGAAATTGGTCATGCTGCGGTTGTAAGACTCCATCGGGTCGCGCGGATCCGGGTTCGCCACCGTGGCACACCCGCTCAGCAATGCGGCCCCCAGCAAGAGTCCCAGCCATGCCACCACGCGCGATGTCAGAGGCCGGAGTCCAGCGCGATGGACCAGGGCTGTGTAGTTTGAGTTCATCATTTTTTTCCGCCTGTCCCTGCAGGCTTCCCGCCATCTTCGGCTTTGCTGTAAAGAAATTGTCCAATGAGGTTTTCCAGCACCACGGCTGACTGGGTTGCAGTGACCATGTCGCCTGGCGCCAGATTTTTCTCGTCCGCTCCGGCTTCGATTCCGATGTATTGCTCACCCAGCAAGCCACTGGTGAGGATTTTCAACGAACTGTCCTTGGGGAACGCATACCGGTCCTCCATCGCCAGGGTGACCCGCGCCTGGTAGGTTTTATCGTCGAACGCAATGGATTCCACGCGCCCGACCACCACACCGGCGCTGCGCACAGCGGCCTGGGGTTTGAGGCCGCCAATGTTGTCAAAACGGGCCGTGATGCGGTAACCCGACTGAAATTTCAGGCTCAGCAGGTTGGCCGACTGCAGCGCCAGAAACACCAGCGCTACCGCACCGAGCATGACAAAAAGCCCTACCCAAAGATCGTTTTTGGAGCGTTGCATTGTTTGAGATTCCTTCACCTGCCAGCATCGCCAGCGTCAGATACTGAACATCAGGGCCGTGAGAACGAAGTCCAGCGCCAGAACCGCCAACGACGCCATGACCACGGTGCGTGTGGTGGCCCGCGACACCCCTTCGGGTGTCGGCTTGGCCACAAACCCCTGCAAAAGCGCCACAAAGGTCACGGTAAAGCCAAAGACCAGGCTTTTGAGCACGCCATTGCCCACGTCTTTCCACACATCCACCCCGCCCTGCATTTGGCTCCAGAATGCGCCAGGGTCGATGCCAATCATGAGCACACCCACCACCCAGCCACCGACGACACCTACCGCGCTGAACACCGCAGCCAGCAGGGGCATGGTGATCACCCCGGCCCAGAACCTGGGTGCAAGAATGCGCTGCACCGGGTCCACCGCCATCATTTCCATGGCGCTCAATTGCTCGCCAGCGCGCATCA includes:
- a CDS encoding phospholipid-binding protein MlaC; its protein translation is MMNRRSVGRMALSLCLATSVSLGLPLSAQAADEAPDALIRRLSTDVLSTVKSDKAIQSGDLSKVVALVDKTVMPNVNFRRMTAAAVGPGWRQATPEQQKRLQDEFKILLVRTYAGALAQVNDQSIQVKPLRAAAEDKDVLVRTEIVGRGDPIQLDYRLEKTPGDGAGWKIYNLNVLGVWLVETYRGQFAQEINTKGMDGLIETLVARNKANAGTKG
- a CDS encoding VacJ family lipoprotein; the encoded protein is MMNSNYTALVHRAGLRPLTSRVVAWLGLLLGAALLSGCATVANPDPRDPMESYNRSMTNFNEQVDAMVLKPVAVAYKEITPAPVRTGVSNFFANIGDVWSFVNNVLQLRGEAAASSFMRVNVNTFMGLGGVLDIASELGIDRYKQDFGLTLGRWGVGTGPYLVLPILGPSTVRDTLALPVDMKGNVVSYVDPVSARNSLYGLRAVEVRSNLLRAGSVLDSAALDKYSFTRDVFLQVRSQAGEAQNADGKDAGNSNDGVLPEEPAR
- the mlaD gene encoding outer membrane lipid asymmetry maintenance protein MlaD produces the protein MQRSKNDLWVGLFVMLGAVALVFLALQSANLLSLKFQSGYRITARFDNIGGLKPQAAVRSAGVVVGRVESIAFDDKTYQARVTLAMEDRYAFPKDSSLKILTSGLLGEQYIGIEAGADEKNLAPGDMVTATQSAVVLENLIGQFLYSKAEDGGKPAGTGGKK
- the mlaE gene encoding lipid asymmetry maintenance ABC transporter permease subunit MlaE, producing MSWYRPSDVGFAVRHKLADIGMGARLFFRLVRLVGATFLRPSLVRDQVHFLGNYSLAIIAVSGLFVGFVLGLQGYYTLQRYGSSEALGLLVALSLVRELGPVVTALLFAGRAGTSLTAEIGLMRAGEQLSAMEMMAVDPVQRILAPRFWAGVITMPLLAAVFSAVGVVGGWVVGVLMIGIDPGAFWSQMQGGVDVWKDVGNGVLKSLVFGFTVTFVALLQGFVAKPTPEGVSRATTRTVVMASLAVLALDFVLTALMFSI